Proteins co-encoded in one Setaria viridis chromosome 9, Setaria_viridis_v4.0, whole genome shotgun sequence genomic window:
- the LOC117837132 gene encoding filament-like plant protein 4 encodes MDRRSWPWKKKSSDKSSNADALQNSNQEQEDKAPKFVQISPETYAHLTESEENVKGLEENVKVLNEQLSGAQSEITTKDALVKQHAKVAEEAVSGWEKAEAEASALKLQLETVTLSKLAAEERAAHLDGALKECMKQVRTVKEEGEQKLHDVVFAKTKQWEKIKAEFEAKLLEFEQEFIRAGAENDALTRSLQERAELLMKIDEEKAQAEAEIEVLKSTIQSGEREINSLKYELHVVSKELEIRNEEKNMSVRSADVATKQHQEDVKKISKLEAECQRLRGLVRKKLPGPAALAQMKMEVESLGREYGDHRVRRSPTKNSGFHRPMSPMSPVPDYAIENLQHMQRENEFLTARLLTMEEETKMLKEALTKRNSELQASRSMYAKTAGKLRSLEVQMLTGNQHKSPSTPNMDIHFDGALSQNGSNPPSMTSMSEDGVDDEGSCTESWANALVSELSHFKKEKAAKSSATEGSNRLELMDDFLEMERLACLTSEANGNGSTIDKMKIDEVGATLSSVTERDGVKDLQSASPMSETPSSKQQLSEKSSLLKLQSRISSLLDSESLENNSGKMLDSIRNILKDIEDEADSMNTNGNHHLDATLNSGSKCTMDQELKRAILKIQDFVKLLDQELSKFQGQSSDYDGLCEKTQHFSALVDKVLSNDNGLNDLVMALSAILSETGQIKFAMSRDNSNEAESNNLDCVDKVTLLENKVQPEPVKDNVSGLCTLLPRSSSDPEFEGPADSGFDAKTTLKICSPEEYEQLKSEKINLEVELAKCNKIIEETNVRLSDMEKSLEDLTAKLVDSEKSNGLSETQLKCMAESYKSLESRKVELENEIQVLRSKIDTLTDELTDERQSRQEDLAKYKDLEEKMERYELERSSMFVDEDPDTNSKQEKEIAAAAEKLAECQETMLILGRQLQAMRPPAESLGSSPNRQRMEDFLQDAVGTTAGEFSQKPGGQPDTDQEMLGTGNESPINGFKTHMTPSDVDGSPFPSPNSSKRPKHRSRSSSSSSFTNQQLAEKQSRGFSRFFTKGKE; translated from the exons ATGGATCGCCGCAGCTGGCCTTGGAAGAAGAAATCATCTGATAAATCATCAAATGCAGATGCGTTGCAGAATTCCAATCAAGAACAG GAAGATAAGGCTCCAAAATTTGTGCAAATTTCACCTGAAACATATGCACATCTTACTGAGTCAGAGGAAAACGTAAAAGGTTTAGAAGAAAATGTGAAGGTCTTGAATGAACAACTCTCTGGAGCACAATCTGAGATCACAACCAAAGATGCCCTAGTGAAACAGCATGCAAAAGTTGCCGAAGAAGCTGTATCAG GTTGGGAGAAAGCTGAAGCAGAGGCCTCGGCACTGAAGCTTCAGCTAGAAACTGTTACATTGTCTAAGCTAGCAGCTGAAGAAAGAGCTGCCCATCTGGATGGTGCTTTGAAAGAATGCATGAAGCAAGTAAGAACTGTTAAGGAAGAAGGTGAGCAGAAGCTACACGATGTAGTCTTTGCAAAAACCAAGCAGTGGGAGAAGATAAAGGCCGAGTTCGAAGCAAAATTACTTGAATTTGAACAGGAATTCATAAGGGCTGGCGCTGAGAATGATGCACTCACAAGATCACTCCAAGAACGGGCAGAATTGTTGATGAAAATTGATGAAGAAAAAGCTCAAGCAGAAGCTGAGATTGAAGTCTTGAAAAGCACAATCCAGTCAGGGGAAAGGGAGATAAATTCCCTAAAATATGAACTGCATGTTGTCTCCAAAGAGCTTGAAATCCGCAATGAAGAAAAGAACATGAGTGTGCGCTCAGCTGATGTAGCAACTAAACAGCACCAGGAAGATGTCAAGAAAATATCAAAACTTGAAGCTGAATGCCAAAGATTGCGTGGCCTTGTTCGGAAGAAGTTACCTGGTCCAGCTGCACTAGCTCAAATGAAAATGGAGGTGGAGAGCTTGGGCAGAGAGTATGGAGACCACAGAGTACGACGATCCCCTACAAAGAATTCTGGTTTCCATCGTCCCATGTCTCCTATGTCTCCTGTTCCTGATTATGCCATAGAGAACTTACAGCACATGCAGAGAGAGAATGAGTTTCTAACTGCTCGTCTATTAACAATGGAAGAAGAAACCAAGATGCTAAAAGAGGCACTGACAAAGCGAAACAGTGAGCTGCAGGCATCAAGAAGCATGTATGCTAAAACAGCAGGCAAGCTCCGAAGCTTGGAGGTTCAAATGTTGACTGGAAACCAACATAAGAGTCCATCAACTCCAAACATGGATATTCACTTTGATGGTGCACTGAGCCAAAATGGAAGCAACCCACCTAGCATGACTTCAATGTCTGAAGATGGTGTTGATGATGAAGGAAGTTGCACGGAATCTTGGGCCAATGCTCTAGTATCTGAGCTCTCTCACTTCAAGAAAGAGAAAGCAGCCAAGAGCAGTGCGACAGAAGGCTCCAATAGGTTGGAACTCATGGATGACTTCTTAGAGATGGAGAGATTAGCGTGTTTGACTTCTGAGGCTAATGGCAATGGCAGTACTATTGACAAAATGAAGATAGATGAAGTTGGGGCTACTTTGTCCAGTGTTACTGAAAGAGACGGTGTTAAAGATTTGCAGTCAGCTTCACCAATGTCAGAGACTCCATCTAGTAAACAGCAGCTATCTGAGAAATCTTCACTTTTGAAATTACAGTCAAGAATATCTTCCTTACTTGATTCTGAATCACTAGAGAACAATTCAGGAAAGATGCTTGATAGTATTAGAAATATCCTAAAGGATATTGAAGATGAGGCAGATTCAATGAATACAAATGGTAATCATCACTTGGATGCGACCTTAAATTCAGGGAGCAAATGCACCATGGATCAAGAACTAAAGAGAGCCatattgaagattcaagacttTGTCAAGTTACTTGATCAAGAACTCTCCAAGTTTCAAGGCCAATCATCTGACTATGATGGGCTATGTGAGAAAACACAACACTTCTCTGCATTAGTTGACAAAGTTCTGTCAAATGATAATGGCCTAAATGACCTTGTCATGGCACTATCCGCGATCTTGTCAGAAACTGGTCAGATTAAGTTCGCAATGTCGAGAGACAACAGCAATGAAGCAGAAAGTAATAATTTAGATTGTGTTGATAAAGTGACTCTACTTGAAAACAAGGTTCAGCCTGAGCCGGTAAAGGACAATGTTTCTGGTCTCTGTACACTACTGCCTCgttcatcttctgatcctgagTTTGAGGGGCCTGCTGATTCTGGATTTGATGCTAAGACTACACTGAAGATATGCTCACCAGAGGAATATGAACAACTTAAATCTGAGAAGATCAATTTGGAGGTAGAATTAGCGAAGTGCAACAAAATAATAGAAGAAACAAATGTTAGATTAAGTGATATGGAGAAAAGCTTGGAAGACCTCACAGCCAAGTTGGTTGACAGTGAGAAATCAAATGGCTTGAGTGAGACACAGTTGAAGTGTATGGCTGAATCCTACAAGTCACTTGAATCAAGAAAAGTTGAATTAGAGAATGAGATACAAGTATTGCGGTCCAAAATAGATACTTTGACAGATGAACTCACCGATGAAAGACAAAGTCGTCAGGAGGACTTAGCCAAATACAAAGATCtcgaggagaagatggaaag GTATGAGTTGGAGAGGAGTTCAATGTTTGTGGATGAGGATCCAGATACCAATTCAAAGCAG GAGAAAGagatagcagcagcagctgagAAGCTGGCAGAGTGCCAGGAGACAATGCTTATTCTCGGCCGTCAGCTGCAAGCTATGCGTCCTCCAGCCGAGTCTTTAGGTTCTTCACCCAACCGGCAGCGTATGGAGGACTTTCTGCAGGATGCTGTAGGAACAACGGCAGGAGAGTTTTCCCAGAAGCCGGGAGGCCAACCTGATACAGACCAGGAAATGCTAGGGACAGGAAATGAGTCTCCGATCAATGGATTCAAGACGCACATGACCCCTTCTGACGTGGACGGAAGCCCTTTTCCTTCTCCGAACAGCTCCAAGCGTCCCAAGCATCGATCGagatcctcttcatcttcatctttcaCTAACCAACAATTGGCGGAGAAACAAAGCCGGGGATTTAGTCGGTTCTTCACAAAGGGCAAAGAGTGA